In Pseudonocardia sp. C8, one genomic interval encodes:
- a CDS encoding septum formation family protein produces MDPSSAPLRPARSGPDGTDDQAHDGHAGDSAPTVGGGATSVLTRPEPPTTAVPAGPRHGAGDASDGGDVPAGHGLRGARRVGIGILIGAFLMFAVASLDSVLGAEVPVLGSFASSGVPPRAEEPPPLPPPPDTPGTCLTWNRADGADTAPVDCSQPHLFEQAGRVALADQPVFPPDAAWQDLVAERCTPVVTRYLNGKFDPNGKFRVGALKPTEQRWNEGDKGMRCGLQGASRSGAMLPITGKVAAQDQSAVHPPGTCLALDGRTVGDPTGCAGPHAVETVGVIDLGTRFKEEWPSVEDQDGFLQPACTEAATRFAGNDRVIREKGLTVYWGNLEQESWNAGSRKVNCNVGTLLPDGSGFAALTGSVKGNLVVDGRSAPAAPAPPGAPAARSARPAPSGSPSATQGSPGTAEQPDGEPSEGPGAGQAPDLNIPPGLPGLTDG; encoded by the coding sequence ATGGATCCCAGCTCCGCTCCCCTCCGGCCCGCCCGGTCCGGCCCCGACGGGACCGACGACCAGGCCCACGACGGGCACGCCGGCGACTCCGCGCCCACCGTGGGCGGCGGGGCGACGTCCGTGCTGACCCGCCCGGAGCCGCCGACGACGGCGGTCCCGGCCGGCCCTCGCCACGGCGCCGGCGACGCCAGCGACGGTGGCGACGTCCCGGCCGGCCACGGGCTGCGCGGCGCACGGCGGGTAGGGATCGGGATCCTCATCGGCGCGTTCCTGATGTTCGCCGTGGCGTCGCTGGACTCGGTGCTCGGCGCGGAGGTCCCGGTGCTCGGGTCGTTCGCGTCGTCCGGCGTGCCGCCGCGGGCCGAGGAGCCGCCGCCGCTGCCGCCCCCGCCGGACACCCCTGGCACCTGCCTGACCTGGAACCGCGCCGACGGAGCCGACACCGCGCCGGTGGACTGCTCGCAGCCGCACCTGTTCGAGCAGGCCGGGCGGGTGGCGCTCGCCGACCAGCCGGTGTTCCCGCCCGACGCCGCCTGGCAGGACCTCGTCGCCGAGCGCTGCACGCCGGTCGTGACCCGCTACCTAAACGGCAAGTTCGACCCGAACGGCAAGTTCCGGGTCGGTGCGCTCAAGCCGACCGAGCAGCGCTGGAACGAGGGCGACAAGGGCATGCGCTGCGGGCTGCAGGGGGCCTCGCGCAGCGGCGCGATGCTCCCGATCACCGGAAAGGTCGCCGCGCAGGACCAGTCCGCGGTCCACCCGCCGGGGACCTGCCTCGCCCTCGACGGCCGCACCGTCGGCGACCCCACCGGCTGCGCGGGCCCGCACGCCGTCGAGACCGTCGGCGTGATCGACCTCGGCACCCGGTTCAAGGAGGAATGGCCCTCGGTGGAGGACCAGGACGGTTTCCTGCAGCCCGCGTGCACCGAGGCCGCCACCCGGTTCGCCGGCAACGACCGGGTCATCCGCGAGAAGGGGCTGACCGTCTACTGGGGCAACCTCGAGCAGGAGTCCTGGAACGCCGGCAGCCGCAAGGTGAACTGCAACGTCGGCACCCTCCTGCCGGACGGCAGCGGCTTCGCCGCCCTCACCGGTTCGGTCAAGGGCAACCTCGTCGTCGACGGCCGGTCGGCACCGGCGGCGCCCGCTCCTCCCGGGGCCCCGGCGGCGCGGTCCGCCCGGCCGGCACCCTCCGGCTCGCCGAGCGCCACGCAGGGTTCGCCCGGCACCGCCGAGCAGCCCGACGGCGAGCCGTCCGAGGGACCGGGCGCCGGGCAGGCACCCGACCTGAACATCCCACCCGGCCTGCCCGGGCTCACCGACGGCTGA
- a CDS encoding metallopeptidase family protein, which translates to MPVPMPPDRFDELVGDALDLVPEQLAAAMDNVVVLVEARHPEEPDLLGLYEGVALTERTADYAGELPDRITIYRDAVLDVCEGEDDVVDEVAITVVHEIAHHFGISEERLHELGWG; encoded by the coding sequence GTGCCGGTGCCGATGCCGCCGGACCGGTTCGACGAGCTGGTCGGCGACGCGCTCGACCTCGTCCCGGAGCAGCTCGCGGCGGCCATGGACAACGTCGTCGTGCTGGTCGAGGCACGCCACCCGGAGGAGCCCGACCTGCTCGGGCTGTACGAGGGCGTGGCGCTGACCGAGCGGACCGCCGACTACGCCGGCGAGCTGCCGGACCGGATCACGATCTACCGGGACGCGGTGCTCGACGTCTGCGAAGGCGAGGACGACGTCGTCGACGAGGTCGCGATCACCGTCGTGCACGAGATCGCGCACCACTTCGGCATCTCCGAGGAGCGGCTGCACGAGCTCGGCTGGGGGTAA
- a CDS encoding histidine phosphatase family protein produces MTGGDPHDEHDGAASFTDAGAGVRAPEIPPDDGAVRLVLVRHGRTPSNVRHALDTALPGPSLDEHGRAQAREIAGLLVGWPVRALYASRATRARETAAPISAALGLDVRLLPGAHEIFVGDLEDRTDDEARRLFDEIFDAWWDGDVDRRMPGGESARDLWDRFLPDVATAVDGVSSGAVVVVSHGAAIRLMTLALLGGRDGSGPARPDAGAGRDQPIPNTGRVVLRRDPDGWTRELWDPMPDRSRSPH; encoded by the coding sequence GTGACCGGAGGCGACCCGCACGACGAGCACGACGGCGCCGCCTCGTTCACCGACGCCGGAGCCGGGGTACGCGCCCCGGAGATCCCGCCGGACGACGGCGCGGTCCGCCTCGTGCTCGTCCGGCACGGCCGCACGCCGTCCAACGTCCGGCACGCGCTGGACACGGCGCTGCCCGGTCCCTCGCTCGACGAGCACGGCCGCGCGCAGGCCCGCGAGATCGCCGGGCTGCTCGTCGGCTGGCCGGTCCGGGCCCTGTACGCCTCCCGGGCGACCCGGGCCCGGGAGACCGCGGCACCGATCAGCGCCGCGCTGGGCCTCGACGTGCGGCTGCTGCCCGGCGCCCACGAGATCTTCGTGGGCGACCTCGAGGACCGGACCGACGACGAGGCCCGCCGCCTCTTCGACGAGATCTTCGACGCGTGGTGGGACGGCGATGTCGACCGCCGGATGCCCGGCGGCGAGTCCGCCCGGGACCTCTGGGACCGGTTCCTGCCGGACGTCGCGACCGCGGTGGACGGCGTCTCCTCGGGGGCGGTGGTCGTGGTCAGCCACGGCGCGGCGATCCGGCTGATGACCCTCGCGCTGCTCGGGGGCCGGGACGGGTCCGGGCCCGCCCGCCCGGACGCGGGGGCCGGCCGGGACCAGCCGATCCCGAACACCGGGCGCGTCGTCCTGCGCCGGGACCCCGACGGCTGGACCCGCGAGCTGTGGGACCCGATGCCGGACCGCAGCCGCTCCCCGCACTAG
- the pheA gene encoding prephenate dehydratase, with translation MSRIGFLGPHATFTEQALRTLPESHDAELVPLPGAPAVLAAVRDGSVDAGCVPIENTVEGAVPPVLDGLVEDPPLVIAREARIAVRFCLLGRAGTGLGQVRTVASHGHGIAQTRGWLAAHLPDAEVRVSSSTAEAAAQAARGEVDAAVAAPLAASQHGLAVLADDIADNPGAVTRFVLLTRPGPPPAPTGWDRTTLAATTTNRPGTLLGLLTELAVRGIDLTRIESRPVKDRHAEYWFHLDCSGHVADPAMGEALAALHRRCDRLIYLGSFPRSDAPAAPAAGAGSPVVPLGAATADDYAASERWLAAIRAGSVT, from the coding sequence ATGTCCCGGATCGGTTTCCTGGGGCCGCACGCCACGTTCACCGAGCAGGCGTTGCGCACGCTGCCCGAGTCGCACGACGCCGAGCTCGTCCCGCTGCCCGGTGCCCCGGCGGTGCTGGCCGCCGTCCGGGACGGGTCGGTCGACGCCGGCTGCGTGCCGATCGAGAACACCGTCGAGGGCGCCGTGCCGCCGGTGCTCGACGGGCTGGTCGAGGACCCGCCGCTGGTGATCGCCAGGGAGGCGCGGATCGCGGTGCGGTTCTGCCTGCTCGGGCGGGCCGGCACCGGGCTCGGCCAGGTCCGGACGGTCGCCTCGCACGGCCACGGCATCGCCCAGACCCGCGGCTGGCTCGCGGCCCACCTGCCCGACGCGGAGGTGCGGGTCAGCTCCTCCACCGCCGAGGCCGCTGCGCAGGCGGCCCGCGGGGAGGTGGACGCGGCCGTCGCCGCGCCGCTGGCCGCGTCCCAGCACGGGCTCGCGGTGCTGGCCGACGACATCGCCGACAACCCCGGCGCCGTCACCCGCTTCGTGCTGCTGACCCGGCCCGGCCCGCCGCCGGCGCCGACCGGGTGGGACCGCACGACGCTCGCCGCGACGACCACGAACCGGCCCGGCACCCTGCTCGGGCTGCTCACCGAGCTGGCCGTCCGCGGGATCGACCTGACCCGGATCGAGTCCCGGCCGGTCAAGGACCGGCACGCCGAGTACTGGTTCCACCTGGACTGCTCCGGGCACGTCGCCGACCCGGCGATGGGCGAGGCGCTCGCCGCCCTGCACCGGCGCTGCGACCGCCTGATCTACCTCGGGTCGTTCCCCCGGTCGGATGCCCCCGCTGCGCCGGCGGCCGGGGCGGGCAGCCCGGTCGTCCCGCTCGGTGCCGCCACCGCCGACGACTACGCGGCCTCCGAGCGCTGGCTCGCGGCGATCCGCGCGGGGTCGGTCACGTGA